GGGCTGCTGCTGCTGATGCTGGCCCTGGTGGCGCTGGTGCATGTCTGGTTTCTGCTGTTTCCCGGCCATGTGCCCGACACCTATGTGGTGGGGCAAGGGCTGACCGATTTCAAGGTGCACTTTGAGTATGGAATTATCGGTGCCCATGTGCTGGCGGCACTGGGGATGGCCAATCGTTACCGCAGCGAAGGATTTGTCAGCCATCTGTATCTGGCCGTGTCTGCCATCATCATGGCCATGGCCGAGCATTTTTTTACTATTTACGTCGATTTTACCGACGTCAACAACATACTGGGCCACCTTTACAAAATCATTACCTTTGGCTTTCTGTACCGGGCGCTGTTCCGGGAGATGGTGTACGAGCCCTATCAGTACCTGCGTGATACCCGCTCCCGGTTGCAGGCTACCATGGAGGCACTGCCCGACTCCCTGCTGGAGGTGACCCGGCAGGGGGACATTCTGTCGGTGCATGCCGGTGGCGTCAGCCATCCGCTTCCGGCCCGGCGGCTGCGGCCCAACACCAATGTACGTGACTGGTTGTCGGTGCCGGCCGCGGCGGTATTTTTTGACGCCCTGCACACCTCCGCCCGGAAAGGCGTGGCCCATGACATTCGCATTCAGGCGGACACGGAAACCGGCCCTTGCCATCTGAGCCTGTCGGTTTCCACCAAGCAAAATGAAGGTGCCGGCAGCTTTCTGGTGCTGTTTCGCGATATCAGCCAGCAGGCGGCAAACGAGCGGCGCATTCTGCATGAAACCCACTTGAACAGTGCCCTGTTGTTGCTCAATAACCTGGCCCTGGAGCGCAATGAGCCACAGTTGCTGGCGCGTGCTGCGGAGCAGGCGGCCCGGCTCACCGCCAGTGGCGGGGCGCTGATCCACCTGGGGGCCTACCGGGGCGGCCTGCTTGAGAGCCCTGTCGAGTATGGGGCGCAGGGATTTCAGCGGACATGGCACGGCACGCCACCCTGGCAGCAGGCCGCCGACAGCGGGCAGCCGGTTGACTGGCACGAACAGGGTGGTGGCATCAGCCTGCCGGTGCAGAGCCAGGGTGACACCTGCCTGGTGATCAGCGTGTTCGGCAACCGCGGCGGTTACGGCGAGCAGGAGCGGGACACCCTTCACATGCTGGCCAGCACCCTGTGGAGCCGGCTCAGTCAGTGTCGGCAGCACCGCACCATTCAGTTGCTGTCAAAGGCGCTGGAGCAAAATCCCTACCCGGTCATCATTACCGACGCCGAAGTGCGCATTCAGTATGTGAACCGGGCCTTTACCCGGGTCAGCGGCTATGCCGCCGAGGAAGTGATGGGACGCAATCCGAAAATGCTGAAATCGGGCAAGACCGACCGCAAGGTATATGCCGATATGTGGACCACTCTTCACCGGGGTCAGCCGTGGCGGGGGGAGCTGATTAACCGTTGCCGCAACGGCAGCCTGTATGTGGAAAGCGCCTCCATCTACCCCATCAGTGACGAGACCGGCAGGGTGATCAATTATGTGGCCCACAAGGAAGACATTACCCAACACCGGGAAAACGAGGAGCGGCTGCGTCAGCTGTCCCAGTTCGATCAGCTTACCGGAGTGCTTAACAAGCATGCCTTTGAACAGCAGCTGATGCAGCAGATGGCCCGGGCCCGCGGCCGGGGTGAGGGGTTGTCGTTGCTGTGGCTGGACCTGGACAATTTCAAATCGGTCAATGACACCCTGGGCTATGTGGCCGGCGACGAACTGCTGGTGGAGATTTCCAACCGCCTGAGAAACCAGCTGGCCCCGGGCAGCCTGATCGGCCGGCCCGAGGGCGACAGTTTTGTACTGGCGGTGGAGGGCAATGAACAGGAAGCGGTGGCCCTGCTGGCCGAACGGCTCCTGTTGCATGTACAGGAGCCGGTGATCCTGCACGACAATTCCCTGTCGCTCAGCACCTCCCTTGGCATCGCCACCTTTCCCCACGACGGCGGCAATGCCGTGGAACTGTTCAAGGCGGCGGAGCTGGCCATGTACAAGGTCAAGCAGGACGGGCGCAACGGCCTGCGCTTTTATGCGCCGGAAATGCAAAAACACAGCGAGCGGGCGCTGGCGCTGGCCACGGCCCTGAAAAATGCCATTGCCAACAACGAGCTGGCGCTGGTTTTTCAGCCCCAGCTGGACTTGCAGCATCATTGCCTGATCGGCGCCGAGGCCCTGTTGCGCTGGCGCCATGCCGAGTGGGGGGTTGTGTCGCCGGCCGAGTTTATTCCCCTGGCGGAGCAGAACGGCCTGATCGTGAGCATTGGCTGGTGGATCATCGACCGGGTGCTGGAGCAGCTGGCGGCCCTGCAGCGAGCGGGCAGGGCGGAGCTGTCCATTGCGGTGAACGTATCGGCGGTGCAGCTGGTGCAGCCGGACTTTGTGACCGAACTGCAGGCCCGGGTTGCGGCCAGCGGTGTGCCCGCCGGGGCCCTCGACCTGGAGCTGACCGAGTCGGTGGCCATGGTTAACCCGGAAGAAACCGGCGAGAAAATCGCCCGCCTCAGCGCCGCCGGGTTCCGCATTTCCATTGACGACTTCGGTACCGGCTATTCCTCCATGAGCTATCTCAAGCGTTTTTCGGTGGACAAGATCGACAAGTCCTTTATCGACGAGGTCACTCACAACCACGAAGACAAAACCATCGTCAATGCCATTATCCACATGGCCCGCAACCTGGGCATGACCACCATTGCCGAAGGGGTGGAAACCGAGGAGCAGCGGAATACCCTGCAACGCAAGGGCTGCGATGCCATTCAGGGCTACTGGTACAGCCGCCCGCTGCCGCCGGAAGAGTTTGCGGCCTTTGTGGCGGCGCACCGGTAATGGAGGGTTTTATCAGTCGTATCAGTCACCTGGAGGCCACAAATATTGTCGGCATGAAACAATGTTTGCAATACTTGCCATTGTGGCTCACTCATCCGTAACAAGGAATGTTATGAATACTTCCGACCGCACACTGCCGTTGCAAATGCTGTATCACTGGGCCGGGCAGCGCCCGGATGAAATTTACCTGCGTCAGCCAAGAGAGGATCACTGGCACGAGCACAGCTGGGGCTCGGTGCTGGAAATGGCCGCCCGGCTGGTGGCGGGGCTGCGCCGGCTTGGCCTGAAGCCGGGAGACAAAATCGCCCTGCTGTCAAAAAACTGCGCCGAGTGGTTTATCTGCGATTTTGCCCTGCAGATGGGGGGCTACATCAGTGTGCCCATTTACCCCACCGCCGGCGCCGACACCGTGCGCTATGTGCTGGAGCACAGTGAAAGCCGGGCGCTGTTTATCGGCAAGCTGGATGAGCCGGCGGCCCAGGAGCCGGGTATTCCCGAGGCGCTGATCCGCCTGGCCATGCCCTATGCCACGCCCATGGAAACCCACCATCACTGGGACAGCCTGCTGGTGCACGAGCCCGTAAACGAGCGGCCGGTGCCCGCCGCCGACACCCTGATGACCCTGGTGTATACCTCGGGCAGTACCGGCAAGCCCAAGGGGGTGATGATCACGCACGGTGCCTATGCCGCCGCCTGTCGCGGCATACTGGAAACCACCGGGCTCAACGCCGAGGACCGGGCCTTTTCCTATTTGCCACTGGCGCACATTACCGAGCGGGTGTATGTGCTCGGCGCCAGCCTTTATGCCGGTGCCCAGGTGGGCTTTGCCCACAGCCTGACGACCTTTGTCGATAACGTGAAAACCATTTCACCCACGGTATTTATTTCGGTGCCGAGGCTCTGGACCAACTTTCGCAGCGGCATTCTGGAAAAGGTGCCCGAGCCAAAACTGAAGCTGTTGCTGCGTATTCCGCTGCTGTCTGGGCTGGTCAAGAAGAAAATTCGGGCTGGGCTCGGGCTTGACCAGGCACGCATTCTCGGCTGCGGCTCGGCGCCGGTGGCACCTTCACTGCTGCGCTGGTATGAAAGGCTCGATATGCCCATCACCGAGGCCTGGGGCATGACCGAGAACCTGGCCTATTCCACTCTCAACTATCCGTTTCGCTCCGACAAGATTGGCACCGTGGGCAAGGCCGGGGTCGGGGTGGAGATCCGCATTGCCGACAACGGCGAAATACTGTGCCGCTGCGACGGCATGATGCAGGGCTATTACAAGAATGAGGAAGCCACCCGCGAGGCGCTGCGGGATGGCTGGCTGCACACCGGCGATCGGGGCAGGCTGGACGGAGACGGTTACCTCAGCATTACCGGCCGGCTCAAGGATGCCTTTAAAACCGCCAAGGGCAAATACGTACTGCCCGTGCCCATAGAAGCCATGCTGATTGAAAACAGCCTGATCGAGCAGGTGTGCGTGGTGGGCAGCGGCCAGGCCCAGCCCATGGCCCTGGTGCAACTGGCCGAAGGCTGTGCCGGTCAGGACCGGGAGCGGCTGGCAAGTGTCCTGTCGGCCACCCTGGGGCACATTAACCGCAAGCTGGAGAGCCATCAGCGCCTGGGCGGCATACTGATCATGAAAACGCCCTGGACGGTGGAAAACGACATTCTGACGCCCACGCTCAAAATCAAGCGACACCTGCTGGAGCAACAATACGGCGATCTGGATCAGCGCTGGCCGGAGGGCCAGAGCATTGTGTGGGAGCAGGAGCTGTGAATTGATTATTTCAAAAATGGAACAATCACATATTTCGTTTTGCAAAATAACCGCTAATTAACACCGGAAGCCTGTGTTACCGTGTGTTCAGCTTACTTAGTATCTTTTGTTAGTGGAGTCGGGCAGGAATGGATCCTGCCCATTTTTTTGTCCGCTATTCCTGCTTTCCGTTCCCGAGTTTGCCTTCGCCGCCCGTGACCCAGGTTGAAGCCAGCCGGCTGCGCATGTGCTGATCGATAAACTCGATAAAGGTGTTCAGTCGCACCGGGGCCAGCTCGCGGTTGTGATACACCATGTGAAAGGGCCGTTTTCCCCCCTGCCAGGCGGGCAGCACCGGCTGCAACAAACCCGCCTCGGTGTAATGGGCCACATAGTGGCGGGGCACGTTGACAATGCCCAGCCCGCGGATGGCAGCCTTGACCGCCGCCTGCATCTGGTTTACCGACAGGCGCGGCACCGGTTTAAGGTGAAAACGCCGGCCCTGGCTGTCGGTCAGCTGCCAGTTGCGGTGCGGCCAGCACTGAATGATGTGGTGCTGATCCAGCTCTTCCGGGCTGTGCAGATCGCCTTTTTGCGCCAGGTAGCCGGGGGCGGCAAACAGGCCATACTGCACCTCGCCCAGCTGGCGCGAACGCAGGCTGGAGTCGGGCAGTTCGCCGCTGAAAAATACCACATCCAGATCGGTGTCGAGCAGGCTGGTATAGTCGTTGCTCTGCAGCAGCTCGATGCGAATTTGCGGATACTGCAGGCAGAACTCGGTAATGCCGTCCATCAGAAAGGTGTTGGAGATGGCGATGGGCGCCGCCACCTTGATCAGGCCACTCATGGTCTGGCTCTGCCCCTGAATATCGCCGGTCACCTGCTCCATTTCACTGAGCAGGGGATGGAGGCGCTCGTAGTAGCGCCGGCCTTCCTCGGTCAGTTGCAGCTTGCGGGTGGTCCGGCTCAGCAGCTTGCAGCCCAGGGCCTGCTCCAGCGCGGAAATCCGCCGGCTGAGGGTGGCGGTGGGCATGCCCAGCTGGGTGGCGGCATGGGAAAAGCCGCCCTGTTGCACAACCTTGACGAAAAGATAAAGGGCGTCGAGATGTTTCATGGTGGTGCCGGTCGGGGAGTAAAAGCCAGGCTGCATTGTGCCTGCTTGTGCCGGCTCAGGAAAGAGGAGCGGCCCGCTCGGCAAGATAGTGGCGCAGCAACTGTACAAAGTCGCGGGTGTCCCGGTCCAGGCTGGACTCGTGCACCAGCAAATCATAACCATAGAGCTCGCGCAGATGGCTCATGCGGTGGCCCAGCATGGCGGCCAGCCCTTGGTAATGCCGGCCAGCGGCGGAGCGGTAGTGGTTGTCTTCGATCAGCCAGTCATGCAGCCGGCTGCGGTCGATGGCACCATAGCGCACACCCATGGCAAGCAGCGGCCGCTGCTCGGTCAGCAGGTGTACAATGAGCCTGGGTGTCATCAGCGGCAGAAATTCGTCATAATCCCGTATCTTGATGCCCACATAGGGCAACGACACCAGCTCCAGGCCACTGTTTACCCTGGGCTGGTCGATGCGAATGATGTTGTTCCAGTGCAGGCTCCAGCCACCGATGCGGTGGTGAAAATGCAGGTTGTCTGCGCTCAGTGAAAAGCTGTACACCGGCTCGCGCAGCTTGAGCAGCCCCAGCACCAGGGTGACCACACACACCAGCAGTAAAAACACCAGCACCAGCCGGGCGCTGTCTCCCAGCCAGTAAAGCAGGGGCAGCAACATCAGTATGCCGGCGCCGCCGGCCAGGATCAGGGTGGGGCCGTGGCGGCGCGACATGGGTTCAATGTGCCGGGTTTGCTGCATGTGGCTTTTCAATTCCCGTGGGTTTCCTTATGGTGATGATACACAGACCGAACGCAAGAGGTGAACATGTCAGCCGCCATCGAGGTGATGCGCAACCACAGATCCATTCGCAAGTTTACCGACGAAGCCATTGCCCCCGAACAGCTTCAGGCCATCATGGCCGCCGCCCAGTCGGCGTCCAGCTCCAGCTTTTTGCAGGCCTCCAGTGTAATACGTATTACCGACAGTGAGCTGCGCCGGCAGGTCATGGTGCTGTGCGGCGAGCAGGCCTATGTGGCCGGTGCCGCCGAATTCTGGGTGTTCTGCGCCGATTTTCACCGTCACCTGCACTGGGTGCCGCACGCCCGAACCGGCTTTGCCGAACAGTTGCTGATCGGCGCCATCGACACCGCATTGATGGGACAAAACGCCATCACCGCTGCCGAGTCGCTGGGGCTGGGGGGCGTGTTTATCGGTGCGGTGCGCAATCAGCCGCACCGGTTGTGCGAACTGCTGGCGTTGCCTCAGGGGGTGATCCCCCTGTTTGGCCTGTGTCTGGGGCATCCGGCTCAGGATCCCGAGCCCAAGCCACGGCTGCCGGCTGCGCTGGTGTTTATGGAAAACCGCTACCAGGCCGAGCCGGATGAGGCGAAAATGGCCGAATACGATGCGCAGGTGCGCCGTTACTACCAGACCCGCACCGGTGGCAACAAGGACATGACCTGGACCGGGCAAATCGCCGCCACCCTGGCCCGTGAGGCCCGCCCCTTTATGCTTGATTTTCTGCGGCAGCAGGGCTTCTGTCTGCGCTAGCCTCGTTGTCGAGCTTGACCACCAGCAGGTCACAGTCGCTGATATCAAGAAAGCTGGCGCTGTTGGAAAACAGGTGCCCCCAGAAGCGGTGATGGGGGCGGTGACCGCAGATGAGCAAATCGGCACCGGCTCGCTTTACCGCCAGGCGCACCGCCTGGCGTACATCGCCACTGGGCAGGGAAATGCTGCTCACCTGTCGTTGTGCCTCCTGCAGCAGCCGCATCAGCTCGTGGCCGCTTTCCAGCCGAAGCTTCATTTTCAGCTGACGCAGATCCATGTTCAGGCTGCCCACATACACTCCGCTCAGATCAGGCTCCACATGTACCAGGTGCAGCTCCGCCTGGTTGCTCTCGGCCAGATCTGCCGCCCGCCTGAGCAGGGGCTTTTCCCTGTGATTGAGCTCCAGCGCTACCAGAATGTTGCGATAGGGCATACACGCCTCCTGCCAGATAATGACCGGGCCTGTTGGCCGGGTGCGTCATTAGTTCAAAGAATAGAACAAACAGTGTACCGCCAGCGGCTGACACAGGGCAGGAAAACTGTGTTAAAATTCGCCACCCAGGAGGTTCATCATGTACGTTGCCGTTATTCTGCTGGCCCTGTTGAGCGGGCTGCTGTTTTACATCGCCGCCCTGCAAAGTGCCTTGCCCCCGCGTCGCTGGGCCATGCTTGGCTGCCTGTTTGGTCCGGCCGTGCTGCCCATGTTCATGGCGCGCCGGCGCTGGTTGCTGGTGTGTGCCCGGGGAGGGCGTTACGCGCTGTTGCGGGCCTGATTGATCCCGCTCAAGCCTTCTGTTCACCTTGTTGCTACACTCGCTGACGTGGTGTTGTTTGGAGCGGAATTATGAGTGCATTGGAAAAACTGGTGTGGAACGTGCTGGGTTATGCCGCCATGCCGTTAATCTTTCTGTTTGGTTTTATTGCGGTGTCGGTGGCGGCCTGCCTGATACTCATGTGGCTTGACAAGCGCCGGGGATGAGCCTTTGTTGACCGAGATCAAGGGGCGCTCCCGCCAGTGGAGTAACCTTGGTCGGTGTTGACGCCACGTCAGCAGACTGAGGCTCACCGGGGGTGAACTCAGATTCTGGTTTCTGTTCACTCGTTAATTTACTGGCCCTTGGCGGCCAGTTTTTTTTTGAACCGTCATCAAAACGTCACCGGATCCGGGCAGCATGACGGCTGCTTGGGTTTTGGCCAATTGGCATGACGGCTGAACGATTAATGTCACCGCAATGTTCTATATATGTTATAAGAGTGATAACCAAATCGAGGGCTCAGCCGGCTGTTTAAAGAGTGAGCTGGATCCTTGAGCGACACGAGTCGCAGGGGTATGATGCCCGCCATTTTTAAAGGCGGGTTCGCCTGAAGGTGAGGTGGAGATGAACATCTTTATCATGCGTCATGGTCAGGCAGCGCCACAGGCGTCGAACGATGCGTTGAGGCCGTTAACCGAGCAGGGATGCGAAGAAGTATGCCTGATGGCGCAGTGGCTGGCGCCACAGGTGCCGGTGTTCGACCGGGTGCTGGTCAGCCCGTATGTGCGCAGTCAGCAAACCTGGCAGCAGATGTCCC
The Oceanimonas pelagia genome window above contains:
- a CDS encoding AMP-binding protein, with the protein product MNTSDRTLPLQMLYHWAGQRPDEIYLRQPREDHWHEHSWGSVLEMAARLVAGLRRLGLKPGDKIALLSKNCAEWFICDFALQMGGYISVPIYPTAGADTVRYVLEHSESRALFIGKLDEPAAQEPGIPEALIRLAMPYATPMETHHHWDSLLVHEPVNERPVPAADTLMTLVYTSGSTGKPKGVMITHGAYAAACRGILETTGLNAEDRAFSYLPLAHITERVYVLGASLYAGAQVGFAHSLTTFVDNVKTISPTVFISVPRLWTNFRSGILEKVPEPKLKLLLRIPLLSGLVKKKIRAGLGLDQARILGCGSAPVAPSLLRWYERLDMPITEAWGMTENLAYSTLNYPFRSDKIGTVGKAGVGVEIRIADNGEILCRCDGMMQGYYKNEEATREALRDGWLHTGDRGRLDGDGYLSITGRLKDAFKTAKGKYVLPVPIEAMLIENSLIEQVCVVGSGQAQPMALVQLAEGCAGQDRERLASVLSATLGHINRKLESHQRLGGILIMKTPWTVENDILTPTLKIKRHLLEQQYGDLDQRWPEGQSIVWEQEL
- a CDS encoding bifunctional diguanylate cyclase/phosphodiesterase codes for the protein MSDVLLMSLQRGHHREVIKGCCWIVLLALIMGLSQWLPLFRRVEFLIGYVPLNIIFEISAFAIAMMIFGMAWVTQRYRPSLQTLVIGVGFLGIGLLDLSHVLSYRVLPDFVTANTPEKAINFWLAARTLTAAILLYVAFLPALMEKRTRPHQRRGLLLLMLALVALVHVWFLLFPGHVPDTYVVGQGLTDFKVHFEYGIIGAHVLAALGMANRYRSEGFVSHLYLAVSAIIMAMAEHFFTIYVDFTDVNNILGHLYKIITFGFLYRALFREMVYEPYQYLRDTRSRLQATMEALPDSLLEVTRQGDILSVHAGGVSHPLPARRLRPNTNVRDWLSVPAAAVFFDALHTSARKGVAHDIRIQADTETGPCHLSLSVSTKQNEGAGSFLVLFRDISQQAANERRILHETHLNSALLLLNNLALERNEPQLLARAAEQAARLTASGGALIHLGAYRGGLLESPVEYGAQGFQRTWHGTPPWQQAADSGQPVDWHEQGGGISLPVQSQGDTCLVISVFGNRGGYGEQERDTLHMLASTLWSRLSQCRQHRTIQLLSKALEQNPYPVIITDAEVRIQYVNRAFTRVSGYAAEEVMGRNPKMLKSGKTDRKVYADMWTTLHRGQPWRGELINRCRNGSLYVESASIYPISDETGRVINYVAHKEDITQHRENEERLRQLSQFDQLTGVLNKHAFEQQLMQQMARARGRGEGLSLLWLDLDNFKSVNDTLGYVAGDELLVEISNRLRNQLAPGSLIGRPEGDSFVLAVEGNEQEAVALLAERLLLHVQEPVILHDNSLSLSTSLGIATFPHDGGNAVELFKAAELAMYKVKQDGRNGLRFYAPEMQKHSERALALATALKNAIANNELALVFQPQLDLQHHCLIGAEALLRWRHAEWGVVSPAEFIPLAEQNGLIVSIGWWIIDRVLEQLAALQRAGRAELSIAVNVSAVQLVQPDFVTELQARVAASGVPAGALDLELTESVAMVNPEETGEKIARLSAAGFRISIDDFGTGYSSMSYLKRFSVDKIDKSFIDEVTHNHEDKTIVNAIIHMARNLGMTTIAEGVETEEQRNTLQRKGCDAIQGYWYSRPLPPEEFAAFVAAHR
- the nfsA gene encoding oxygen-insensitive NADPH nitroreductase, with translation MSAAIEVMRNHRSIRKFTDEAIAPEQLQAIMAAAQSASSSSFLQASSVIRITDSELRRQVMVLCGEQAYVAGAAEFWVFCADFHRHLHWVPHARTGFAEQLLIGAIDTALMGQNAITAAESLGLGGVFIGAVRNQPHRLCELLALPQGVIPLFGLCLGHPAQDPEPKPRLPAALVFMENRYQAEPDEAKMAEYDAQVRRYYQTRTGGNKDMTWTGQIAATLAREARPFMLDFLRQQGFCLR
- a CDS encoding TIGR02808 family protein, with the protein product MSALEKLVWNVLGYAAMPLIFLFGFIAVSVAACLILMWLDKRRG
- a CDS encoding DUF2982 domain-containing protein — translated: MQQTRHIEPMSRRHGPTLILAGGAGILMLLPLLYWLGDSARLVLVFLLLVCVVTLVLGLLKLREPVYSFSLSADNLHFHHRIGGWSLHWNNIIRIDQPRVNSGLELVSLPYVGIKIRDYDEFLPLMTPRLIVHLLTEQRPLLAMGVRYGAIDRSRLHDWLIEDNHYRSAAGRHYQGLAAMLGHRMSHLRELYGYDLLVHESSLDRDTRDFVQLLRHYLAERAAPLS
- a CDS encoding LysR family transcriptional regulator; its protein translation is MQPGFYSPTGTTMKHLDALYLFVKVVQQGGFSHAATQLGMPTATLSRRISALEQALGCKLLSRTTRKLQLTEEGRRYYERLHPLLSEMEQVTGDIQGQSQTMSGLIKVAAPIAISNTFLMDGITEFCLQYPQIRIELLQSNDYTSLLDTDLDVVFFSGELPDSSLRSRQLGEVQYGLFAAPGYLAQKGDLHSPEELDQHHIIQCWPHRNWQLTDSQGRRFHLKPVPRLSVNQMQAAVKAAIRGLGIVNVPRHYVAHYTEAGLLQPVLPAWQGGKRPFHMVYHNRELAPVRLNTFIEFIDQHMRSRLASTWVTGGEGKLGNGKQE
- a CDS encoding universal stress protein — its product is MPYRNILVALELNHREKPLLRRAADLAESNQAELHLVHVEPDLSGVYVGSLNMDLRQLKMKLRLESGHELMRLLQEAQRQVSSISLPSGDVRQAVRLAVKRAGADLLICGHRPHHRFWGHLFSNSASFLDISDCDLLVVKLDNEASADRSPAAAENQA